The nucleotide sequence AGCTATACAAAGTAACTGCAGTGAGTTCTCCCTTTACTTTAAGCTGCGGCAAATCCACTTGTTTGGCTGTTTCTTCTTTTGTTTGGCTGTCTTTATTACCATAACAGGAGAAACATCCAAAAAGTGTAATTGTAAGTAAAGAAAATAGCAATATCTTTTTTTTCAGATAAACAATTTGCATTGATTTCTTTCTGTTTTTAAAAATGAATGCTAAATAGATATTTTTTCTAACAATACAACATTTTCCACATGATGAGTGTGGGGAAACATATCAACTGGTTGAACTTTCTTAACAACATATTTTACACTAAGCAAACCTAAATCTCTTGCCTGAGTAGCAGGATTACAGCTAACATAGACAATACGTTCCGGTTCAGCAAAAAGGATTGTATTGATTACATCGTCGTGCATTCCTGCTCTGGGTGGATCTGTAATAATAACATCGGGTTTGCCATGTTGGGATATAAATTCTTGTGTAAGTATATCTTTCATGTCTCCGGCAAAGAAGAGTGTGTTTTCTATATTGTTTAATGCCGAGTTTACTTTAGCGTCTTCAATCGCTTCGGGAACATATTCGATTCCAATTACTTTTTTTGCTTTTCCCGATACAAAATTTGCAATTGTTCCAGTGCCGGTGTACAAATCGTAAACCATTTCGTTTCCGGTTAAACCGGCAAAACTCCGGGCAATCTTGTATAGGTTATATGCCTGTTCGCTATTGGTCTGATAAAAGGATTTAGGACCAACCTTGAATTTAAGGCCTTCCATCTCCTCTATAATGTGATCTTTTCCCTTATAAACATTAACTTCCTGATCGGTAATAGTATCATTACACTTCGTATTGATAATATATAGTAAAGAAGTTATCTGAGGGAACTGGCTTGCAATATGAGAAAGGAGAGCTTCTCTTTTATCTTCTTCATCTTTGAAGAAAACAACGATTACCATTAATTCCCCGGTTGATGCTGTTCGTACGATTAACGTACGCATCAGACCCTCCTGATTGCGCAAATCGAAGAAAGGAAAGCCATCGTGTGTAAGGCAATATTCTCTGATGCTTAATCTGATTTGATTGGATAAATCGCTTTGCAACCAGCAATCTTTAATGTCAAGTACTTTATCAAACATGCCCGGAATATGAAATCCAACAGCATTCATGCAGTCGAAAGATTTATCGGATCCGATTTCTTCCTCAGTTAGCCATTTTTTATTTGAAAAAGTGAATTCTAATTTATTGCGGTAATAAGTTGTTTTCTCTGATCCCAAGATGGGTAAAACCTCTTCAAGATTTACTTTTCCTATTCGGGTAAGATTATCTATTACTTGCTTATGCTTATACTTAAGCTGCTCTTCGTAGGGAAGATGTTGCCACTTACAACCTCCGCAAATTCCGAAATGCTGACAAAAAGGAACTGCCCTTTTATCGGAAAGAGAGTGAAAGTATACAGCTTTTCCTTCGGCATAGCTGTTCTTTTTACGCGTTATTTGTACATCTACAATGTCTCCGGGAGCTACATAAGGAATGAAAACAACAAGGTCATTTATCTTAGCGATGGCTTTACCTTCTGCAGCCACATCTGTAATAGTTACCTTCTCAAATAAAGGTAACGGTTTCTTATTTCTTGCCAATGTCTTTGATTTTAAAATTTTCGCCACGCAAATATACGGATTTACTCTAAAAGAGTATTATATATGGTTGTAAAACACATAAAAAAACATTTAAGCTTTTTATATATCGACGATTTAATGAATTATATTTGCATTATTGCAAAGTGGATATAGCAAAACAACCTACAATCTAAATTAATATGTTTATGAATAAAAAAAGAGTTTACACTTTTGGTGACGGAAAAGCCGAAGGACAAGCCAATATGAAGAATCTATTGGGAGGAAAAGGTGCTAACCTTGCCGAAATGAACTTAATAGGCGTTCCGGTTCCTCCTGGTTTTACAATCACAACCGAAGTATGTTCTGAATACTATGAACTGGGGAAAGATAATGTTGTGTCTTTGCTTCAGGAAGATGTGAAAAAGGCAATAGCAAACATTGAACATTTAATGAATGCCACATTTGGAGATATAGAAAATCCACTGCTCGTTTCTGTTCGTTCGGGAGCTCGCGCATCTATGCCGGGGATGATGGATACAATTCTTAATCTTGGGTTAAACGATGATGTTGTGGAGGGCTTGATTCGGAAAACAAATAATCCGCGCTTTGCCTGGGATTCTTACCGGCGGTTTGTTCAAATGTACGGAGATGTTGTGTTAGGAATGAAACCTGTCAACAAAGAAGACATTGATCCTTTTGAAGCGATTATCGAAGAGCTGAAGGAGGCTAGGGGAGTCAAGCTTGATAATGAATTGAGCGTTGATGATCTGAAGGAAATGGTTTTGAAGTTTAAAAAAGCGGTTAAAAAACAAACCGGACACGATTTTCCCACATCTGCTTACGAACAACTGTGGGGAGCTGTCTGTGCAGTTTTTGATTCCTGGATGAATGAACGTGCCATATTTTATCGCAAAATGGAGGGTATTCCTGCTGAATGGGGTACCGCGGTAACAGTTCAGGCTATGGTATTCGGAAATATGGGTGAAACGTCAGCAACCGGAGTCTGCTTTTCAAGGGATGCTGGTAGTGGTGAGGATTTATTTAATGGTGAGTATCTTATTAATGCGCAAGGGGAAGATGTGGTTGCAGGGATACGGACTCCACAACAGATTACCAAGATAGGATCTCAACGTTGGGCGGAATTGGCTTGTATATCTGAAGAAGATAGAAGATCTAAATATCCTTCAATGGAAGAAGCGATGCCTTCGATTTATCTTCAGCTGGATGCATTGCAGACTAAATTGGAGAATCACTATCGGGATATGCAGGATATGGAGTTTACGGTACAAGAGGATAAACTTTGGTTCCTTCAAACGCGTAATGGTAAACGAACCGGATTTGCTATGGTGAAAATAGCCGTAGATCTTTTACATCAGGGAATGATTGATGAAAAGACAGCGATTCTTCGTGTTGAACCGAATAAATTAGACGAGCTTCTACATCCTGTTTTTGATAAAAATGCACTTAAAAAAGCTCATGTAATTGCAAAGGGATTGCCCGCTTCTCCGGGGGCTGCTACAGGTCAGATTGTTTTCTTTGCTGATGATGCAGCCAATTGGTATGAAGACGGTAAAAAAGTGATAATGGTTCGTATTGAAACATCTCCTGAAGATTTAGCCGGAATGGCAGTTGCTGAGGGTATTTTAACGGCCAGAGGTGGTATGACTTCTCACGCAGCTGTTGTTGCCCGAGGGATGGGTAAATGTTGTGTGTCTGGTGCAGGCGCATTAAAAATCGATTATAAAAATAAAACGGTAGAAGTTGGAGGAATTACTTTTAATGAAGGCGATTATATTTCATTGAATGGTTCAAATGGGGAGGTTTATGAAGGGAAAGTTGATACGAGCGCTGCTGAATTGTCGGACGATTTCAGAGAACTGATGACTTTGGCTGATAAATATACAAAGCTAAAAGTAAGAACGAACGCTGATACCCCGCATGATGCAGAAATTGCCCGATCTTTCGGAGCTGTTGGGATTGGTTTGTGCCGTACTGAACATATGTTTTTTGAAGGAGAAAAGATTAAAGCAATGCGGGAAATGATTCTTTCTGAAGATACAGCTGGAAGAATAAATGCACTCTCCAAAATACTTCCTTATCAGCAAAATGACTTTAAAGGGATTTTTAGAGCTATGGCGGGGTGTCCTGTTACTGTTCGTCTTTTGGATCCGCCATTGCATGAATTTGTACCTCATGATTTAAAAGGACAGGAAGATATGGCTTTAATGATGGGTGTTTCAATTAAAAAAATTCAAGAACGAGTTGAATCTTTGTCAGAGCATAATCCTATGTTGGGACACCGCGGATGTCGTTTAGGAAACACTTATCCGGAAATTACTGAAATGCAAACCAGGGCAATCTTAGGTGCGGCTTTGGAGTTGAAAGCTGAAGGGGTTTTAACGTTTCCTGAAATTATGGTTCCTCTTGTAGGAATAGTTAATGAATTTCAAGAACAAAAGAAAATAATTAATAATACTGCCGAAAAGTTGTTTTCAGAAGTTGGAGATACTATTCCATTCAGCATTGGCACAATGATCGAAGTACCAAGAGCAGCTCTTACCGCAGATCAGGTTGCTTCTTCTGCAGAATTTTTCTCTTTTGGTACAAACGATCTAACGCAGATGACATTTGGCTATTCACGTGATGATATTGGTTCTTTTCTCCCCGTAT is from uncultured Macellibacteroides sp. and encodes:
- the rlmD gene encoding 23S rRNA (uracil(1939)-C(5))-methyltransferase RlmD, producing the protein MARNKKPLPLFEKVTITDVAAEGKAIAKINDLVVFIPYVAPGDIVDVQITRKKNSYAEGKAVYFHSLSDKRAVPFCQHFGICGGCKWQHLPYEEQLKYKHKQVIDNLTRIGKVNLEEVLPILGSEKTTYYRNKLEFTFSNKKWLTEEEIGSDKSFDCMNAVGFHIPGMFDKVLDIKDCWLQSDLSNQIRLSIREYCLTHDGFPFFDLRNQEGLMRTLIVRTASTGELMVIVVFFKDEEDKREALLSHIASQFPQITSLLYIINTKCNDTITDQEVNVYKGKDHIIEEMEGLKFKVGPKSFYQTNSEQAYNLYKIARSFAGLTGNEMVYDLYTGTGTIANFVSGKAKKVIGIEYVPEAIEDAKVNSALNNIENTLFFAGDMKDILTQEFISQHGKPDVIITDPPRAGMHDDVINTILFAEPERIVYVSCNPATQARDLGLLSVKYVVKKVQPVDMFPHTHHVENVVLLEKISI
- the ppdK gene encoding pyruvate, phosphate dikinase, with protein sequence MNKKRVYTFGDGKAEGQANMKNLLGGKGANLAEMNLIGVPVPPGFTITTEVCSEYYELGKDNVVSLLQEDVKKAIANIEHLMNATFGDIENPLLVSVRSGARASMPGMMDTILNLGLNDDVVEGLIRKTNNPRFAWDSYRRFVQMYGDVVLGMKPVNKEDIDPFEAIIEELKEARGVKLDNELSVDDLKEMVLKFKKAVKKQTGHDFPTSAYEQLWGAVCAVFDSWMNERAIFYRKMEGIPAEWGTAVTVQAMVFGNMGETSATGVCFSRDAGSGEDLFNGEYLINAQGEDVVAGIRTPQQITKIGSQRWAELACISEEDRRSKYPSMEEAMPSIYLQLDALQTKLENHYRDMQDMEFTVQEDKLWFLQTRNGKRTGFAMVKIAVDLLHQGMIDEKTAILRVEPNKLDELLHPVFDKNALKKAHVIAKGLPASPGAATGQIVFFADDAANWYEDGKKVIMVRIETSPEDLAGMAVAEGILTARGGMTSHAAVVARGMGKCCVSGAGALKIDYKNKTVEVGGITFNEGDYISLNGSNGEVYEGKVDTSAAELSDDFRELMTLADKYTKLKVRTNADTPHDAEIARSFGAVGIGLCRTEHMFFEGEKIKAMREMILSEDTAGRINALSKILPYQQNDFKGIFRAMAGCPVTVRLLDPPLHEFVPHDLKGQEDMALMMGVSIKKIQERVESLSEHNPMLGHRGCRLGNTYPEITEMQTRAILGAALELKAEGVLTFPEIMVPLVGIVNEFQEQKKIINNTAEKLFSEVGDTIPFSIGTMIEVPRAALTADQVASSAEFFSFGTNDLTQMTFGYSRDDIGSFLPVYLDKKILQVDPFQVLDQVGVGQLIRMATEKGRSVRPDLKCGICGEHGGEPSSVKFCHKIGLNYVSCSPFRVPIARLAAAQAAIEE